The genomic stretch TACAGACTATCACCGGAACGGTAGAAAAGATCGGGCTGCGCAGCACGCGTATCCGCACCGATCAGAAAACCTATGTGACCATTCCCAACAAACAAATGGTGGACAGCATCATGGATAATCTTTCCCTGCGCACCCAACGCCGTGCTTTCACACAGCTGGAGCTGGGGGCGGAAACATCCCGTGAATCCCTGGACCAGTTGGTGCTGGCCATTCAGCGGGAGCTGGCCCTGCGGAACGACAAAGTAGAGAACTCCACAGTCTTTGTGGCCGATATTGTGAAGAACACCATTGTGGTGACGGTGGAATTTTTTACTGCGCCGATCCCTATGGCCGACTTCAACGCCCTGCGCCAGGATATGAACCTGACCATACTCAGCCTGCTGGGTGAGTGGAAGATCAGGCTGGCCGCCAAGGACGATAATCCCCCGGGGTAGGATCTACTTGATGCTGTTTACAATTTCTCCCAATTCTTTATCCCATTGACCGGTCTTCCCGTATTCAATGGTCCTGCCAATTTCCTTCCCGTCTTTCAGTACAATGATAGTGGGCACATTGGTGATGTTGAGGGCTTCGGTAAGATGTCCGAATGCTTTTTTGCTATGGTCCACGCCTACCAGCGTAACATGATCCTGCTGTATGCCTGCGGCCTCCAGGATAGAGAAGAATTTGGGTAAGATATTGCGGGTATCCCCACACCAGGTGCCGCCAAAGACCAGCCACTGGACCTGCGGGGCCTTTTCCTTGAGTGCAGTGACGGTAGCGGCGGGTGCTGTATAGCCGGCCTGGTTCTGCTGGTACCATTTGAAGGCGGTATCCTGGGCAATCAGGTCGCGGGTAATAAAGCCCTTGAGGATCTTCTGGTCGCCCTGACCAGTGACTTCATAAGTTGTTTGTGCAATGCCTTTCATGGAGAAGAGGAGGGTGAAGCATATAATGCTATAGTATTTCATGTGTGCCTGGTTTGGTCCTGAAAAATAAACAATAGTAGATTAGTCTACAAAATTAGCAGAATTATCGGGATTTACATGCAGGGAGAACTTTGAAAGCAGTTGGACGCTCTCGGCGGCATCGGACAGCTGACAACTGGTTGTTGATGTACCGGGCTGTAAATAGTCGGTGTAAGTCAGCGGCTGGAAGAGCTATTGTCGATGGTGGATGCAGGTGTACTGTCAATGCCTGCTGAAGGCTTTTCCGGTGATGGGCTGGGGACTGCCGCTCGCCTCCGGCGAGTGGCTCCTATTGTGTAGCCTCCGGCAACCGGCAGATTATGATTACCCGAGAGAAGCCTTGATCTCCAGGAGGAAGCTGCGTATATCCTGTAAGGACTGGATCATTGTAAATTGTTCGCGGGCCTGTTTGTTCTTTTTGAGGAAATCCTTGGCGCCTTCGATGGTGAGCTTGCGGCGGCGCAGCAGGTCGTGGATCAGCTCCAGGTTGCGGATATCCACGGGCCGGAAATGGCGATCGCCCTTGCGGTTCTTGCGGGGCTGGATGATATCAAACTCATTTTCCCAGAAGCGCAGCAGTGACTGGTTCACCCCAAACATAGTGGCTACTTCGCCAATGGAATAGTATTGCCGTTGGAAAAGTGTTTCATCCGGAGGGATATTGACATTGTCTATCTCGGCGTCCAGTGCTTTGAGGGATTTGCGGCCGCGGGTAGATTTTTTCTCCGGCAACCGGTTGCCGGGACGGACAGCGGACTCCGGCGCTTCAGCCAGGACAGGCTCGGGCTGTGCCATGGCCAGTTGGTCCTTAGGAGAAGTTTCCCATTCCTCCGCCATAGGTTCGTCCAAAATTTCTTCTTCTCCATTCCCCAGTTCATGCAGGGCTGCC from Candidatus Pseudobacter hemicellulosilyticus encodes the following:
- a CDS encoding thioredoxin family protein, encoding MKYYSIICFTLLFSMKGIAQTTYEVTGQGDQKILKGFITRDLIAQDTAFKWYQQNQAGYTAPAATVTALKEKAPQVQWLVFGGTWCGDTRNILPKFFSILEAAGIQQDHVTLVGVDHSKKAFGHLTEALNITNVPTIIVLKDGKEIGRTIEYGKTGQWDKELGEIVNSIK